From a region of the Cyanobacterium sp. T60_A2020_053 genome:
- a CDS encoding PEP-CTERM sorting domain-containing protein: MIQNVDTQFATVDDLIVGQALSSVTVPEPSLLFGLIGVGVFGLLGKGKKN, from the coding sequence TTGATCCAAAATGTTGACACTCAATTCGCCACTGTTGATGATTTAATCGTTGGTCAAGCCCTTTCTTCAGTAACTGTTCCTGAACCATCCTTACTATTTGGTTTAATTGGAGTGGGCGTATTTGGTTTGTTGGGTAAAGGTAAGAAAAATTAA
- a CDS encoding DUF29 domain-containing protein, translated as MAVKEKINLKELYEIDDYLWIEETINLLKEKRLAELDLDNLIEELEDLGRERKLAMVSLLEQVIIHLLLLDYWDVEYDINYRHWQSEIRSFRRQINKRMTTNFYNYLDNNLIDSYGYCRKYVVNKSGLDTFPQQCPYTLEKLLDQDWFPQK; from the coding sequence ATGGCTGTAAAAGAAAAAATAAACTTAAAAGAATTGTATGAAATTGATGATTATTTATGGATAGAAGAAACGATAAACTTACTAAAAGAAAAAAGATTAGCTGAGTTAGACTTAGATAATTTAATTGAGGAGTTAGAAGATTTGGGTAGAGAAAGAAAACTGGCGATGGTAAGTCTATTAGAGCAAGTAATTATACATTTGCTATTGCTCGATTATTGGGATGTCGAATACGACATAAATTATCGTCATTGGCAATCAGAAATTAGAAGTTTTCGCAGACAAATTAATAAGCGAATGACTACTAACTTTTATAATTATTTAGATAATAATTTAATTGATTCCTATGGATATTGTCGCAAATATGTAGTTAACAAATCAGGTTTAGATACTTTTCCGCAACAATGCCCTTATACTTTAGAAAAGTTATTGGATCAGGATTGGTTTCCTCAAAAATAG